The Polyodon spathula isolate WHYD16114869_AA chromosome 21, ASM1765450v1, whole genome shotgun sequence genome contains the following window.
CCAAATTGCGCTCAATGATCTTATTAATTTATGAATGTATCTAGGCCGTGTTGGGCTAGCTTCATCACCTAAAAGcgttataaataaatgaaatctgtaaacacactgttttaatgaattatgAATGAACCAGGGGAAAAGGGGGCGAGTGTGGCTTTCACTGAGGCATTTGTGCCACTTAGCCACTTTGGAATGACAACGTCAGATTAGGGGGACGCAGTGTCAAAACTGGAACATCAGACCGTCCTGACAAGGAGAAGATAGGCATTTGACTGTGAGGGCTGTTGGCAGGGAGTGGGGTTGCAGAGTCCCACCGGATTTGTCAGGCTCATCCACAGTCTCCTCTCAGCAGGAGACCGCCAGCATGGGTCCTGACTCGTCACCTGTCTAGGTGAGCCGCCTGTGCTGGCATGCAAAGTGACAGGTCGCGTATGCATCGCTGTCCCTCTCCTCTGCCTGCTGTAGTGTTGCCAGTCACCAGGGCTCCGGCACCCTCTGACATCACGTGATGCCACTGTCAAGTGATCACCTTTGGCTTTCCTTATCAAAAAGACAGCCTCCTTTTTGACTATTCGAATATCTTGGTGAATAAAACCTATGCTGGTGCTTGACTCATGCAGGCCACTGCGCTATTTGTACTTGTAAATTATTTGAACTTTGCTTACTTTGTGTGCACTCTGGTTGAAGCACCTGCTCCAAACACAGATTCATGtctgtatttaaatttttaaaattttaataaacAGGGATACGGGTAACATGTAAACTAAGCAGTCAGGTAATGTGAAGGGAAAATATAATATGCAGAATACATTCACAGAAACTACAATATATTTCCCATTTCTCATAAAAACAATCTGGTTGTTTTCTATTAGGTAGACATTATTGTAAGAGCATCTCTGCATATGAAAGCCCCAGTGAAATGAATTTCTCCTTTTTCACAATGACTACCAAACCGTAGTTCTCCTTTTCAGTGGCTAATACAGTCAAATTGTGTGCCATGCCAGCAAACGATTGAAGACCGCTTATATTTCTCAGGATGGGCTGCTGCAGTGAACTACAAATGTATAAGAAATGCAAGCttgttaaacaaaaccaaaaatgtttcTAAGTAGCAGTTAATCTCAGTTCTTACACGTGAAGCCATGAAGGGCTTTCATCAGGATGGGTTCAGTAGCAGTAATCAGTTAACAAATTACAATTTTGCGAATTTAAGCTGGTTGTCTAGTAAATTCATGCAACTGATCACAGTTATTAAATTACTGAATCTGCAAAAGAAGCAATCAAACCCCTTATTAGAGTTGCTGGGAGTGAATGTTAAATGTCAAGGAGTTAGCAATGCGCTACAGGGAAGCACACTGCACTTAAACTATCAGCACTTTTTCAATGCTTGTGCATTCAGCAAAGACTCCCATCATAATTAActggtgttaaaataaatattttttacaaactacCTAGGAAACAATTCCAGAGTGCTTTACATCAAAGTCTGTCTTAGTGCAGTGGCATTCAGCGATACAGGTTATGGTTTTATCACTGTGatcaaatcatttaaaacaggCACTAGAGTGGCATGCAGCATAGTTCTCCATTTCCAAACTGGATTTTTCACACtatttgtgaaatgtgtttgtgCTACTTAGTTGCTAGCATATCGCATCCCAATTTTGGAGTGAATTTTACTACCGAAATATAGTTAATCTATAACAAAATGTGTTACTaatatgcattaaaataaacaagaagTAACCATTCATGACTACGGTTCATGACTAAAGTTAAACAAAATCCTGCTATACGCAACACATGCAGTTTGAAAGCCACATTTGTGCTGCCATTGtctctataataataattaatcagtAAGTAATATGCCCAGTATATTTTTGGTAAGCGATAATGTAGCTTTAACAGTACAGCAAATGGCTCAGTTTCACAGCAGTGTTGCCCTGATTTCTGTTTGATGCCTATGCAGTATTATAAATAATGAGGACAAATGGGCTTAACATTGTGTTTAGCAGAGAATCGTAGGCAAATTGTAAGGCTGATAAACAAAGTAGTTTGCATTCCTCTTACACAACACTGTCTTGGAACAATAGTACTGAATGTATATGGCTGAAACCCTGCAGGGTGATCTACAGGGATACTAAGGTCATCCAAACATActgctggggggggggttggtcaAAAGTTCATAGCTGCAGTATTGTAGGTTATACTTGTATTGTGAACCTTAGAACCATATCTTTATGAAGCAGACACTTAAGAAGGTATGTATTCACTTTAAGAACTGGGTTTTTCTTTGAAGCCTGTCTGGCTGTAtctgttagtttaaaaaaaaaaaaaagaaaaaattctcATTCTAAGTTTTAATGTATAAGCCTGCAACAGTAAAGACCTGGGGCTTTGTTTGCAGTTACACAGTCAAAGGAAAAtccttaaaaacattacaaaaatagtGCATACTCTAGTAAAGGGGCACAAGACTCGAGTTTGATGCTTGAGAatactgtgaggcaaacagattTAAAATTGAGTGTCACCCTTGAGGTTAATCTGTAGcctaataatttatttaaaaagctttctTGAGCCTGTGTCTGCTGAAAAATAGAAAAAGGTCTGAAACAGTTATTCGTGTTGTACAAAAGTGCGTTTGTTGTGTACAGAGGGACTCTTGAGATGTGGTAGTTTATTAGAGTATGATGCTACTGTTACACTGCTGTCCTAGAGGGAATGCTGTGCGTCATCATTTGCAAAATTTGCTTCAAAGATACTTATGCAGCCATAGATATATGTTTTTCTGAATTGTAACACAACCACATACAAATGAACTGTTATCAAAACAATGCATGTGTATATTCTTTActcaacatgtttttatattttttgaaaatgtgacaAGAAGACAAAAAGATGTATTAATGAATAGAGAGCTTAAAACCTGTTAAAGATAACAAAAAATGGTATGCATCACTATCATCTTAAATGCTTTAAAAGGCATCTGTATTGAGGTTTAATGTAGCTGTGAAACCTTCTCACAACACTTATGATTCCACTAGTCAGCTGTGTTTAATGTAAATATGCTGTCAGATACTCTTCAAGTGAATGGAATAAGCAGATGATTAGCAGTGTTCTCAATAGTGTTTATGCATAATCTTACAGTGTGACGCTACTGCTCTATTGCCTCTTACTGTCAGCGTTTCAGAACCTGTAATATTTCTTAATCTGTAGACATTTGATTTGTCATTACCAGATTTGTATAAATGGTCAGTTATCTCCATTGAATATGCATATGTGGGAGAAGTCTCCCTGATTTGGTACAGTGGCTGTTCAGGTACTGTAAACAACctacaatactgtacagaaaatatattgtatgtacaCATATTGTAAAATGATCCTACTAAGAAGATCACACCGCTAAACCATGCAGGCTCAAGCTGCATGTCTTAATTGGTAGTTAATGTTTTCATAACTACACTGGACCTTATTGAAAGAAATTCTTGTAGGTCTGCCATAATTATAATTTATTCAAGTTTTGTACTATTTCTGTTATAATAGCTCTGttagggtttgtgtgtgtgtggaggattacattttaatattacaatCAGCACTCGCATgtctgaccctataaaattttgtcagtgatggttaaacgaatGTGACACATGTCTTATTATTTAATCTGATTTGACATGTATGTAGGTGAgcactatattttcaacagaagtagtattttaattcagaatgatatgattctgaaataTCGCTTGCCAAAAGAGGCGACTGGATACgtgaactgtaatacagtacatacttttaaatccagtacgtattttagcagtatgtaaaattccccattaacgacacaacagcaaaatgaaatcaaaatgttacccgtGCACAGAACagcgtaaaacgtaaaaggcaatgaaatttagaaaaagtattaaaaaataacaacaccacCATTTTCccgaattaaaacagtatccaaagtcagtcttCAAAATTGGAGCATGTAGTGTTTGATAAGATCACATAATAAAAAAGCTAGCTGTGATGGTTAAACATGTAATTTATAACTTTGAAGAGATGggttttgtatcagaaaactggtgacagagtcagaaatcaagtgtgacgggtaagtgcatacatttgttacatatatataatggggacTGATTTTATCCTGaatacaaggacggtaaaacacgactgacatgtatctgatTGTTGTATATCTGACTGCTCACTGTAGTTCTAAATATAATaacctgtatttactgtattgctGTTTTCATGTACTATAAAGTCATTACATCTATGTAAAAATCTTTAAATTCTTACTGAAGAACACAATCTAGTTGATTCTTTTGAGTATTTGGCCCACTATTGTAAGGCTTTCAGCCTTGTgaaaatattacagtatacatGTTTTGTACTGGAAGTTTGCATTAGTTTCAGTGGTTTCAATGGGAATAGTGCAGAGTATCCAAAGATTTTCTTGAGATAGGTGACACACGAGCGGTTAACGGCTGTTCCTAGaagccaaaacatttttttgctgtttttcgtTATCTGATTCTTGCAATGGTCATTGCTATTATCATAGAGTACTGTGTTATCCACTGGGACTGTGGTCCCTGCCTGGATAGATGTGGTCAGACAAGGCTTCTAAAACGTTAACTTGTAGCTGTAGAGAGTCCACATTCATCAGACCAGGTCGATGTGATTGCACAGGGATCAATGGGAGAAGACCTGTACGCTCCCTCTCAGGCAGCAATGCGCCTGCCCTACTGGCTGCGAATTCTCACACAATTCTGCGTCCCAGGACCATTTGTCTGCGAATGTCAAATTGCAATAATTAAGCATTATTGATCTTAAATtcaattagctttattaacacagGTCATGATAGTAGCAAGTtagagggaggagggatggtACTGAGGGaggtgtggtttttattttatatcccCAAGACTTGTAGGGCTGTCAGCTTAAGGCTACAAACCATTTTCACTGTAATAATTCCACATTTCAGTTACTGACATATTGGCGAGaggtattttaaattataaatgtatggGTTGCTTCTATATATAGTAGGTTAATCATTTTTTACACTGATTCCTTTCAGTGAAGGGCTATATATTTAGTCTGGCGCAAATGTTCTATCACTACCCCCTTCCCCCAACCCACCTTTTCCCCCTTTCAATttaatatgtactttttttttttggcagcatcCCCCTGTTAGTTATAATGCTACACAAGTTGGAAATGTAGACACTAATGTGTATACTAATTATCTTTATTACAAAACCACAGGCTTGTATTAAACTTGAAGAGGAGGCATATTCGGACCTTTTTCATATTAGCTTTTGTGGCCTTGAAGTTTGGTATGTCATGTGGCTTTGTCagaaatatttacatattaaacacaaatgacaAGTAGGTGGTAAAATACCTGTTAGTTATGTTTTCCGTACAACAATGCACTGCTAAATGCTACAGATAGCATAGTATTTCAATGACAGTATTTTCGCCGTCACGGTTGATACACTACATGCAAGCTTTAGTAAAAACCTGAGCTGGAGAATGAGAGCCATGCAGTAAAACAACATGTATCTGTTGGGGAGGCAACTGTAGTTACAGCTGCAGGCATACACACTTGCTCACTGTCTCTGAAACCTTCACTGTCAATAAGTAGGAATCCTATATGTGTCAAAGCGAAATTTAAATTCTCAAGCAGGCGCTGGTGTACTTTATAGGAATGACGTATCCCCCCCACATACTGGCGGATCAAGGGTAAAATGGAAAAAGAGAGAATATGGTATGCTGGTTGTAAGTACGTTTTACAAATGTATGTCCCTTGGCAGAAAGTGGTCTGTTTAGTGTCTCCTTTAACTTGGTTTACACCTCTGTCTCGCTAATTGATGAGTTGTGGAAcagattattattgttacttgATGTTTTGATATGTCATTTATTTTGGCTGTCAGTTGAATTTTCATTGGTCAgcagtgtatgtgtatatatgctAAACATGCTTAAATACTTACCaaatatatacagcatataaaacacattaaagaaCGCACCCagttatatgtttttaattgtctgaaATGTTGTCTAATAAATCCAAAGGCATGGCTATAGTATGCCAGACATTCTAAAGCTTCCCCCTAGCATTTATGTAGGTGAGTTTTCATAGGGAGTGTGGTACTGATGCTTCAATAAAAATGGGTCAAATGTTTTGTCAGCTGTACAGTATACTTGTATGGTAAGCGATAAATAATCTTTGCATGCTTTAGATTCACTCACAGGTCCAgaggatttgttttttaattgctctaaATATATGTGGTTGACTTGAATTGTTATTGAAATGTATATaccttcattttattaaaaaaataaaaataaaagatatctCTAGAAGTGTAATGAGAGAAAATTCATGCTTAATTTAAATTGTGAATCTGTCTGTTAAGAACTGCATTAGAGGTAGAAGAAGCATAAGACATATTAATTGACAGACAGGAACTGCTGTCTCTGTGGTTGATACAAGTAATTTATTACTTTAGAAATGAATGCCACCTCCAGAATGTGCTTCATTAATTtcaaatttagttttaatttcaaGCTGTTGCCCCTTGAGAAGAATAAGGTGACATATTGTGTTTGAAGAGAGAATTATTTTtgctatgaaagaaaaaaaaaacactaaattgatttattatatgTTGcaaatattatagatatatatatatatattatatatatatatatatatatatatatatatatatatatatttgtaagcaGGTCTGTGGCAAAATGCAGCAACAATtattgtaacaaattattattttttactaacTACAATATCtaaatttattgttttgtatacagAATTAAGGAATTAAAAcctttatcacattttttttttacccttgctTAAAATTGATATGGTCTGTTTTTTGACTAATTGGGCTTTCTCTTGTTTTCACAGCCTATGTTCCAGACGAGCTAAAGGCAGCGGCGCTGGTGGACGAAGACGTTGAACAAGATGAATCGGTCGGGGACGAGGAACCCCCAGTCAAGTATATGTGCTCAGATAAGGATTTCTCAAAAGACTCTCAGAGCTACCAGGACTCCCCGGCGGCTGAGTTCTCAAGCCACGAAATGGACAGTGAATCTCATCTGAGTGAGGCCAGTGATCGCATGTCAGACTTTGAGAGCGCCTCGATCAAGAACGAGGAGGAAATCAAGGAGCTGTCAGCCCCCAGTGAGGACACCCCTGCACCGGACAGCCTGGAGCAGATGAAGGCAATCTACAACAGCTTTCTGACCAACCCGTACTGGTCCACCCTCAACCTGAACCTCAGCCAGACCACAACTGAAAAGCCTCAgggcagcagcagtagcagtagcagcagcagcagtagcagttgTGGGAGTGGCAGCTATGACTGGCACCAGTCCGCCATGGCAAAGACTTTTCAGCAGGTGTCTCAGAACAGGCTCAACCCAGAGCCTAGCCTTTTCAGCACGGTTCAGCTCTACAGGCAGAGCAACAAACTGTATGGCTCCATTTTTACTGGGGCTAGCAAGTTCCGCTGCAAAGACTGCAGTGCCGCTTATGACACATTGGTAGGGCTGACGGTACACATGAATGAAACGGGACACTACCGCGACGACAACCATGAGACAGACAGCAACAACCCGAAGCGCTGGTCCAAACCTCGCAAGCGCTCCCTGCTGGAGATGGAGGGTAAGGAAGACGCCCAGAAGGTCCTGAAGTGCATGTACTGTGGCCACTCCTTTGAGTCATTGCAGGACCTTAGTGTCCACATGATCAAGACGAAACACTACCAGAAAGTGCCTCTCAAGGAGCCTGTGACCCCTGTGGCAGCCAAAATCATCTCCTCCACCCGCAAGCGGGTACCCATCGAACTGGACTTCCCCAGTTCTCCAGATTCCTCGGCAGGGACACCCAAATCTTTTTTAACTGACCCCAGTGATGTCCTGCATAAGACCTCCAACCCTTACATTACCCCCAACAACCGATACGGCCACCAGAACGGCGCCAGCTATGCCTGGCAATTTGAGTCCCGCAAATCCCAGATCCTCAAGTGCATGGAGTGCGGGAGCTCCCACGATACACTGCAGGAGCTGACCGCTCACATGATGGTCACAGGCCACTTTATAAAGGTGACAAACTCAGCCATCAAGAAAGGGAAACCCATTGTGGAAGCCCCCATTACACCAGTGGCAGCCACTCCACAAGAGGAGAAGGTGCAGTCAGTACCTTTAATGGCCACAACCTTCTCGCCTCCAGCTGCTACCCCTTCCAGCATATCCCCAAAGCTATGTGTAGAGATCAAGAAAGAAGAGATGGAAGAAGAATCTTCCAAGgataaaaacaaagacaaggaGAAGTTGGAGGAGGATGAGAAGTTTGACTTCCCCTCCAAGTACCACTACCTGACTGAGGAAGACCTGGAGGAGAGCCCAAAAGGTGGCTTTGACATTCTCAAATCCCTAGAAAACACAGTGACATCTGCCATCAACAAAGCTCAGAATGGTGCTCCGAGCTGGGGTGGCTACCCCAGCATTCACGCCGCCTATCAACTCCCCAATATCATGAAGCTTTCCTTGGGCTCATCTGGGAAAAGTTCTGCATTAAAGTACATGTTTACAGGTGGAGAGGTTTTGTCCCCAACCAAAAGCCAACCACTTGTTTCTCCGCCTTGCAGCCAGACCTCACCTCTGCCAAAAAATAACTTCCATGCTATGGAAGAACTGGTGAAAAAGGTCACAGAGAAGGTGGCCAAAGTGGAAGAGAAGATGAAGGAACCTAAGGTGAAATCATCTCCCCAGCGCCGAATGACACCTTCACCTTGTAGCAGTGAACCCGGGGAGCCCATGAAAGGAGATTCCCCTAAAGAAAATAGTGCTAAAACCCCAGAAAGCAATGGAGGAGGCCATAAAGACATAAACAATGAAAAAGACCCAGTTGAGAATGGGACAGACCCTGTCAAGCTGCCTGCCAATAGTTTGTGTAGCAGCACTGCCATCATCACAGACCACCCTCCAGAGCAACCTTTTGTTAACCCCTTAAGTGCGCTTCAGTCTATAATGAATGTCCACCTGGGCAAGGCTGCCAAGCCAGCTCTGCCCTCCCTAGACCCAATGAGCATGcttttcaaaatgaacaatagCCTGGCAGAGAAAGCTGCAGTGGCCACCCCACCCATGCAGACCAAAAAAAACGAGCGCCTGGACCGCTATTTCTATCATGTCAACAACGACCAGCCTATGGATTTGACGAAAGGCAAGAGTGACAAAAGCTGCTCTTTGGGTTCAGCGCTGTTGTCATCCACATCAACGTCTTCTGCTTCTCCTTCATCCACAGTGACAACGACAAAGACATCTGCAGTCGTGTCAAACATGTCAAATGCCTTGTCAGATATCTCTGATATGCTGAGGAACCTGACAGAAAGCCACACATCAAAATCTTCTACACCTACCAGCCTGTCTGAGAAGTCGGACATAGAGAGCACTACCATCGAGGAGCCAGAGGAGATCTCTCCGGCCCAGAAACGCAAGGGCCGCCAGTCCAACTGGAACCCCCAGCACCTGCTCATCCTCCAGGCCCAGTTTGCTGCCAGCTTGAGGCAGACCTCAGATGGGAAGTACATCATGGCGGACCTCAGCCCCCAGGAGAGGATGCAAATCTCCAGGTTTACAGGACTCTCAATGACCACCATCAGCCACTGGCTAGCCAATGTGAAATACCAGCTGAGAAGGACAGGTGGAACAAAGTTCCTAAAGAACCTGGACTCTGGACACCCTGTGTTCTTCTGTAATGACTGTGCTTCACAGATCCGAACTCCCTCCACCTACATCAACCACCTAGAGTCGCATCTGGGTTTCAGGTTGAGGGACTTGTCCAAACTGTCTAGCGAACAGATCAATAACCAGATCACGCATACGAAAAGCCACTCCGAAAAACTGATCACCGCCGGCTCCTCCCCGGAGGAAGAGGCCGGCTCCACTTACCAGTGCAAGCTCTGCAACCGGACTTTTGCAAGCAAGCATGCTGTCAAGCTGCACCTCAGCAAGACACACGGCAAGTCTCCGGAGGATCACCTCATGTACGTGTGTGAACTCGAGAAACAGTAGCACTGGTTCCCATGAGCTTGGCTTTAAGTAGCTTTTTAGgggcaaaaaaaaccaaaactctACACACACAATGATGCCATGAAGCTACTGTTTAGTTTCGGCACACAATCTTGTTACATCTCCAGAGGTGACACTCtggactgttttttattattattattattattattattattattattattattattatattattattattatttattttataactgtacAGTGTTTAAAATAGAAGTGCATAATCAGCTGTTGTTACTGGTTAAATATGAAGGTTATTAAAAAATGAAGTGGTATGTGTTTGGAATTTGTGAAAATTGGATTTAGTTTCTGTGCATTAAGCTGCATGCGTTTATGGACAATTTAGTTAAGCATTTATAACTAAATCTTTTTTACATGACCTAAGTGTGTTGGTATCAGCCTTCAACATTTAACCCTCTGAGTACGGCTAAGCACTTCTATGTTCACTTGAAAACCAAAAGCTGGGGGGGGATGTTTCAACTATAAAactggggggggggcggggggatgTTTCAACTATAAAACTGGCTGAAATTGAAGTTTGGGCATACCAAAATTGGCCACTATTACTTGCAGTTTTCCAAATCTGATCAAGTCTTTGTATAAAATATAGATGTATATCTGGGTAAGGTAAAGCCACAGCTGTGTTCATTTGTTCAATCTATCAGGagctgtgtaataataataaaaaaaaggtcctaTCTAAATTATgcaccatttttatatttttttaatttaaaagaaaaactaaaataacaaggAGTATATACTATATGGTGCACAATATATGAAGACATTCATGAAATCGTTTTgcacaatatttctttttttattttttaatatgtgttattTAATCAAAAAAGCCGTTaaaactttgtattattatttattattattattattattattattattattattattattatagccttGTGCTCAAAGGGTTAAACCTCTAGTacaaattgtactgtatttcatgaaacttaaaaaaaataaaaataaatctttaaaaaaagaagtttgtacaaaaaaaaagatgactttATAAAGTTATGAGGCATTCCATGATGTAAACTCTCACTGATAAGCACTCTTGGTTGTTATTTCATATTGCAGAACGCCTTTTTGATTGGTAACTTTTTGTTCTGCCTAATTATTCTCCCATGATTCCATACTGCAGATTTATCTTTAGGCAATTGAAAGGTAACCCATGGTTACCAGCACCCTGAGTCTCTTCTGCTATATTTTTGGCAGTTAATTTGCAGAAGTAACTGACAGCTGACACCATATGAGAATCTATGTATAAAATATTGGCATGTAAACAGCGCACACACTGTTATGCACTCCgtgccctgtttttgttgttgacaaTGAAGCACCTATTATATGACTTCATATAACCCTTTTTTTCTACTgcagcattaaaatgttttttgcaatAATTCTGTGTCGAGTTCACAATTATGTCTGCAATGTGCTATGGCTAATGAGcacattaaaattaaattgtattccGTGTCTCTCTCTGACATGAGCTTGAGTAGTTTTCTTCATCTGCCAGCCGCTGGCAGTCGCCGCGCTCTGCACATAAATCACTGATGTTTCAGCGAACTTTACCATCGAAAGTACAGCGCTTGTGCAAATTCAAAGACCACTAAATCCAAACCTGCTCCCTGGAAGGGTAGTGTGTTCTAAGCCCTCTTTACATGTGAGGTGACATTGTAGATGAAATTtcctactgtattttttttttacttaaatctGCACAAAGAGGGCAGTTTTACCTATGTATTTTCTGTAGAAAACCATAATGCAGTAGCTAACTCGTGGGCTAGTTCAATTAACTTTTagctgacaaaacaaaataaataagtgaggagctatttattttgatttaattagcACATCATTGataataaattcaaaatgaatggaTCCAAATATGAAGTTTTttcatgaatatgtatttttgctAAAGCTAAAAATTAACTGATTTTGGCCCTGAGTCTAATGTGGCTCAATATATTTGGCTTcacattatatagatatatattatatatatatatatatatatatatatatatatatatatatatatacaaaaaaaaaagcccattatTGCACAATATATTATTGCCAACATCATAATTACATTTGGACTAATCTTGACTCGGATCTTGGTCAGCAATCAGCTAAGAATGTGCAAAAATCAAGTTCTAGAAATAACGCAGGAAATAGCTATCGTTAATAGCACAACTGATTACATTTATCTGTACAacttatttacatttacaactgaTGATCtatcaatcaatttatttatatttttactgaAAGAGAACCTTCTGTTTCACAGATTAAA
Protein-coding sequences here:
- the LOC121296534 gene encoding teashirt homolog 3-like, with the translated sequence MPRRKQQAPRRAAAYVPDELKAAALVDEDVEQDESVGDEEPPVKYMCSDKDFSKDSQSYQDSPAAEFSSHEMDSESHLSEASDRMSDFESASIKNEEEIKELSAPSEDTPAPDSLEQMKAIYNSFLTNPYWSTLNLNLSQTTTEKPQGSSSSSSSSSSSSCGSGSYDWHQSAMAKTFQQVSQNRLNPEPSLFSTVQLYRQSNKLYGSIFTGASKFRCKDCSAAYDTLVGLTVHMNETGHYRDDNHETDSNNPKRWSKPRKRSLLEMEGKEDAQKVLKCMYCGHSFESLQDLSVHMIKTKHYQKVPLKEPVTPVAAKIISSTRKRVPIELDFPSSPDSSAGTPKSFLTDPSDVLHKTSNPYITPNNRYGHQNGASYAWQFESRKSQILKCMECGSSHDTLQELTAHMMVTGHFIKVTNSAIKKGKPIVEAPITPVAATPQEEKVQSVPLMATTFSPPAATPSSISPKLCVEIKKEEMEEESSKDKNKDKEKLEEDEKFDFPSKYHYLTEEDLEESPKGGFDILKSLENTVTSAINKAQNGAPSWGGYPSIHAAYQLPNIMKLSLGSSGKSSALKYMFTGGEVLSPTKSQPLVSPPCSQTSPLPKNNFHAMEELVKKVTEKVAKVEEKMKEPKVKSSPQRRMTPSPCSSEPGEPMKGDSPKENSAKTPESNGGGHKDINNEKDPVENGTDPVKLPANSLCSSTAIITDHPPEQPFVNPLSALQSIMNVHLGKAAKPALPSLDPMSMLFKMNNSLAEKAAVATPPMQTKKNERLDRYFYHVNNDQPMDLTKGKSDKSCSLGSALLSSTSTSSASPSSTVTTTKTSAVVSNMSNALSDISDMLRNLTESHTSKSSTPTSLSEKSDIESTTIEEPEEISPAQKRKGRQSNWNPQHLLILQAQFAASLRQTSDGKYIMADLSPQERMQISRFTGLSMTTISHWLANVKYQLRRTGGTKFLKNLDSGHPVFFCNDCASQIRTPSTYINHLESHLGFRLRDLSKLSSEQINNQITHTKSHSEKLITAGSSPEEEAGSTYQCKLCNRTFASKHAVKLHLSKTHGKSPEDHLMYVCELEKQ